The proteins below are encoded in one region of Drosophila santomea strain STO CAGO 1482 chromosome 3R, Prin_Dsan_1.1, whole genome shotgun sequence:
- the LOC120453570 gene encoding probable cardiolipin synthase (CMP-forming): protein MLPAIIFRQVQRPLHHGAATLEHVLGGGGSSFVNCLNRYAAATGFIRISFLDIKRRRNYELARLRLFADEKKQSLHLRTLQGRHLLQGVIERKNFLVDDIREARHKVQERVREKIDEIREERENIMTIPNMLTISRAVLSPYIGYVIVQGDFTLGMSLLAFAGITDLLDGQIARRWPSQASKFGSFLDPMADKLLMGSLVISLCYTDLLPMWLMGIVVFRDVFLLGAGFVIRYISLPPPKTFSRYFDATHVTAQLEPTLLSKINTGVQLATIGLSLGAPIWNYLDHPALQGLWYLTGLTTAATALSYVMNRHNTFKIIQKKT from the exons ATGCTGCCCGCCATCATTTTCCGGCAGGTTCAGCGGCCACTGCACCATGGAGCCGCCACCTTGGAGCACGTTTTGGGTGGCGGTGGGAGCAGCTTCGTCAACTGCCTGAATCGCTATGCGGCCGCCACGGGATTCATACGGATCTCCTTTCTGGACATTAAGCGGCGCAGGAACTATGAACTGGCCAGGCTTCGCCTCTTTGCCGATGAGAAGAAGCAGTCGCTCCACTTGCGCACCTTGCAGGGACGACATCTGCTGCAGGGCGTCATCGAGAGGAAGAACTTCCTGGTAGATGACATCCGGGAGGCCAGGCACAAGGTTCAGGAGCGGGTGCGCGAGAAGATCGACGAGATACGGGAGGAGCGAGAGAACATTATGACCATACCCAACATGCTGACCATCAGTCGCGCCGTCCTCTCGCCCTACATCGGATATGTAATAGTCCAGGGCGACTTCACTCTAGGCATGAGTCTTCTCGCCTTTGCCGGCATCACAGATCTG TTGGATGGACAGATCGCCCGACGGTGGCCTTCGCAGGCGAGCAAGTTCGGCTCTTTCCTGGACCCCATGGCCGATAAGTTGCTGATGGGCTCGCTGGTCATCTCGCTGTGCTACACGGATCTGCTGCCCATGTGGCTCATGGGCATCGTGGTGTTCCGGGATGTATTCCTCCTAGGAGCTGGATTCGTTATACGCTACATAAGTCTGCCACCGCCG AAAACCTTTTCGCGCTACTTCGACGCCACCCATGTTACTGCCCAACTGGAGCCCACGCTGCTCAGCAAGATCAACACGGGTGTCCAGTTGGCCACCATTGGACTGAGCCTGGGTGCTCCCATTTGGAACTATTTGG ATCATCCAGCCTTGCAGGGCCTTTGGTATCTGACTGGCCTGACTACGGCTGCCACTGCCCTCAGCTACGTCATGAATCGGCATAATACCTTTAAGATTATCCAGAAAAAGACGTAG